A window of the Streptomyces sp. JB150 genome harbors these coding sequences:
- a CDS encoding ADP-ribosylglycohydrolase family protein has translation MTADSSSHGRLERALASLRGLAVGDALGSQFFVPVNYPLLKRRELPPGPWQWTDDTEMACSVVAVLAAHQRIDQDALAHSFAHHHDFDRGYGPAVTRLLRLVREGGDWRELAAGLFNGQGSWGNGAAMRIAPLGAWYADDPEQATHQAEISAYPTHQHREAVVGAMAVAAAASLAADPAGPPTGEALLDGVIALVPKSAVGAGLRRARDMLDYGDAATVAAVLGCGRRRTAHDTVPFALWSAARSLGDYEQAFWTTAQAGGDVDTTCAIVGGVVASGTAGAPPAEWVARTEALPDWTLSAV, from the coding sequence ATGACCGCTGACTCCTCTTCCCACGGGCGCCTGGAGCGCGCCCTGGCCAGCCTGCGCGGACTGGCGGTGGGGGACGCGCTGGGCTCCCAGTTCTTCGTTCCGGTGAACTACCCCCTCCTGAAACGACGGGAGCTGCCGCCCGGCCCCTGGCAGTGGACCGACGACACCGAGATGGCCTGTTCCGTCGTCGCCGTCCTCGCCGCCCACCAACGCATCGACCAGGACGCCCTGGCCCACTCCTTCGCCCACCACCACGACTTCGACCGCGGCTACGGCCCCGCCGTGACCCGGTTGCTCCGCCTCGTCCGCGAGGGCGGCGACTGGCGTGAGCTGGCCGCCGGGCTCTTCAACGGACAGGGGTCGTGGGGCAACGGCGCCGCGATGCGCATCGCGCCCCTGGGCGCCTGGTACGCGGACGACCCCGAGCAGGCGACCCACCAGGCGGAGATCTCCGCCTACCCCACGCACCAGCACCGCGAGGCCGTCGTCGGCGCCATGGCCGTCGCCGCGGCAGCCTCGCTCGCTGCCGACCCCGCCGGCCCACCGACCGGGGAGGCGCTGCTCGACGGCGTCATCGCCCTCGTCCCCAAGAGCGCGGTCGGGGCGGGGCTGCGCCGTGCCCGCGACATGCTCGACTACGGCGACGCGGCCACGGTCGCGGCGGTACTGGGCTGCGGGCGGCGGAGGACGGCCCATGACACCGTGCCGTTCGCCCTCTGGTCCGCCGCGCGCTCGCTCGGCGACTACGAGCAGGCGTTCTGGACGACCGCGCAGGCCGGCGGTGACGTCGACACCACCTGCGCCATCGTGGGCGGGGTCGTCGCCTCCGGTACGGCGGGGGCGCCGCCCGCCGAGTGGGTGGCGCGGACGGAGGCGCTGCCGGACTGGACTCTGTCGGCTGTCTGA
- a CDS encoding MFS transporter — protein sequence MTTSQLTKNQNPGAARRQGRPGIALTVIAACQLMVVLDATIVNIALPHIQDALEFSTTDLTWVVSAYTLTFGGLLLLGARAGDILGRRRVFMTGILLFTFASLLGGLAQEPWQLLAARALQGVGGAIASPTSLALITTTFAEGPERNRAFGVFAAVSAGGGAIGLLAGGMLTEWLDWRWVLFVNVPIGVLIAVLTPLYINESERHPGRFDIAGALTSTVGMASLVYGFIRAAEEGWRDSVTLTSFGVAVVLLIAFVLTEMRAKEPITPLRMFTDRNRAGTYVIMLSLAAAMFGMFFYIVLFVQNVLGYSPIKAGLAFLPVTVAIVIGVGLSQRFLPVLGPKPFMLAGSALVVVGLVWQTFISPDSSYAGGVLGPMLVFGFGMGLNFVTATVTAVAGVASHEAGAASGLLNATQQVGGSLGLSILTTVFGTASKNEAEKQLPGFMAESSPEQKAEFAQTHQLPAPWGHEVLTQGISTAFVPAAAMAVLALVTAWLVIRVRKSDLDALSGGAGPMVG from the coding sequence GTGACGACCTCTCAGTTGACGAAAAATCAGAACCCTGGTGCGGCCCGTCGGCAGGGCCGCCCCGGCATCGCGCTCACCGTCATCGCGGCCTGCCAGCTCATGGTGGTCCTCGACGCGACGATTGTGAATATCGCGCTCCCGCATATTCAAGACGCCCTCGAGTTCAGCACCACCGACCTCACCTGGGTGGTCAGCGCCTACACCCTGACCTTCGGCGGTCTGCTGCTCCTCGGTGCCCGCGCCGGTGACATCCTCGGCCGCCGCCGGGTCTTCATGACCGGCATCCTGCTCTTCACCTTCGCCTCGCTGCTGGGCGGTCTCGCCCAGGAGCCCTGGCAGCTGCTCGCGGCACGCGCCCTGCAGGGCGTGGGCGGCGCGATCGCGTCGCCGACCTCGCTGGCCCTCATCACCACCACCTTCGCCGAAGGACCGGAACGCAACCGCGCCTTCGGCGTCTTCGCCGCGGTCTCCGCGGGCGGTGGCGCGATCGGCCTGCTGGCGGGTGGCATGCTCACCGAGTGGCTGGACTGGCGCTGGGTGCTCTTCGTCAACGTCCCGATCGGTGTGCTGATCGCCGTCCTCACACCGCTCTACATCAACGAGTCCGAACGGCACCCCGGCCGCTTCGACATCGCGGGCGCGCTCACCTCGACGGTAGGCATGGCCTCCCTGGTCTACGGCTTCATCCGCGCGGCCGAGGAGGGCTGGCGGGACAGCGTGACGCTCACGTCCTTCGGTGTCGCCGTGGTCCTGCTGATCGCCTTCGTGCTCACCGAGATGCGGGCCAAGGAACCGATCACCCCGCTGAGGATGTTCACCGACCGCAACCGCGCGGGCACTTACGTGATCATGCTGAGTCTGGCCGCGGCGATGTTCGGCATGTTCTTCTACATCGTGCTGTTCGTACAGAACGTGCTGGGCTACAGCCCGATCAAGGCGGGTCTGGCCTTCCTGCCCGTCACGGTCGCGATCGTGATCGGCGTGGGTCTGTCGCAGCGGTTCCTGCCGGTGCTCGGTCCGAAGCCGTTCATGCTGGCCGGCTCCGCGCTCGTGGTCGTCGGACTCGTCTGGCAGACCTTCATCAGCCCCGACAGCTCCTACGCCGGCGGCGTGCTCGGCCCGATGCTGGTGTTCGGTTTCGGCATGGGCCTGAACTTCGTGACGGCGACGGTGACCGCGGTCGCCGGTGTCGCCTCGCACGAGGCGGGCGCGGCGTCGGGGCTTCTCAACGCCACTCAGCAGGTCGGCGGTTCGCTGGGGCTGTCCATCCTCACCACCGTGTTCGGCACGGCCAGCAAGAACGAGGCGGAGAAGCAGCTGCCGGGCTTCATGGCCGAGAGCTCGCCGGAGCAGAAGGCCGAGTTCGCGCAGACCCATCAGCTGCCCGCGCCGTGGGGGCACGAGGTGCTCACCCAGGGCATCTCGACGGCGTTCGTCCCGGCCGCGGCGATGGCGGTGCTGGCGCTGGTCACGGCCTGGCTGGTGATACGCGTCCGCAAGAGCGATCTGGACGCTCTGTCCGGCGGCGCGGGGCCCATGGTCGGCTGA
- a CDS encoding TetR/AcrR family transcriptional regulator: MVTSRWSAAPAQAASPRRRGAVLERAILDAALEQLSTVGWSGLTMEGVAAGAQTGKAAVYRRWPSKEDLVVDALKAGLPRLDAAADLGDVREDLLALVRRARDAMYSRPGFALRSVIHECDTMQAERFHSVIVEGVVEPTIRLLREVIDRGIRRGEVRADAANGYVFDAVPAMMMYRSKMCGCEWTDREIEEMVDQLMMPLLRPSGV, translated from the coding sequence ATGGTTACTTCGCGCTGGTCGGCCGCCCCCGCTCAGGCGGCCTCTCCCCGTCGGCGCGGCGCCGTGCTCGAACGCGCGATTCTCGATGCCGCGCTGGAGCAGCTCAGTACGGTCGGCTGGAGCGGCCTCACCATGGAAGGCGTGGCCGCCGGCGCCCAGACCGGCAAGGCCGCCGTCTACCGTCGCTGGCCCTCCAAGGAGGATCTGGTCGTCGACGCGCTCAAGGCGGGTCTGCCGCGGCTGGACGCGGCGGCCGATCTCGGGGACGTGCGCGAGGATCTGCTGGCGCTGGTCCGGCGGGCCCGGGACGCGATGTACTCGAGGCCGGGTTTCGCCCTGCGCTCCGTCATTCACGAATGCGACACCATGCAGGCGGAGCGCTTCCACTCCGTGATCGTCGAGGGGGTTGTAGAGCCGACGATAAGGCTGCTGCGCGAGGTCATCGACCGCGGAATTCGCCGCGGTGAGGTCCGTGCGGACGCCGCCAACGGGTATGTCTTCGACGCTGTCCCGGCGATGATGATGTACCGGTCGAAGATGTGCGGCTGCGAATGGACCGACCGGGAGATCGAGGAGATGGTCGACCAGCTGATGATGCCGCTGCTCCGGCCGTCGGGGGTGTGA